One region of Streptomyces sp. CG4 genomic DNA includes:
- a CDS encoding DUF485 domain-containing protein, which yields MSYDPPYPPYDPPHPFYDPPRPPHDTPRPSYDAPHPAYAPPHPAVGPPHPARLTYPWQPAPSQPAPRPERRPSREPLGHHSDLRVLRGAYRWQRRTATLTALGYFTLFLVLSASAPGVMTRTVADGIPAGLLLALLQLPVTWLAIALYERTARRHVDPLADRIRKVAELDARRGATR from the coding sequence ATGTCCTACGACCCGCCGTACCCGCCGTACGACCCACCCCATCCGTTCTACGACCCACCCCGTCCGCCCCACGACACCCCGCGCCCCTCCTACGACGCCCCGCACCCGGCCTACGCCCCGCCCCACCCCGCCGTCGGCCCACCGCACCCCGCGCGCCTCACCTACCCCTGGCAACCCGCGCCTTCGCAGCCGGCGCCCCGGCCGGAGCGCCGGCCGTCCCGCGAGCCCCTCGGCCACCACAGCGACCTTCGCGTGCTGCGCGGCGCCTACCGCTGGCAGCGGCGCACGGCGACGCTCACCGCGCTGGGCTACTTCACCCTGTTCCTGGTCCTGTCCGCGAGCGCGCCCGGCGTGATGACGCGCACCGTCGCCGACGGCATCCCCGCCGGTCTGCTGCTCGCCCTGCTCCAACTCCCGGTCACCTGGCTCGCGATCGCCCTGTACGAGCGCACCGCGCGCCGGCACGTCGATCCGCTCGCGGACCGCATCCGCAAGGTGGCCGAACTGGACGCACGCCGAGGAGCGACCCGATGA